From one Geoalkalibacter halelectricus genomic stretch:
- a CDS encoding PAS domain S-box protein has protein sequence MSREQLQAALAEARREIARLKNELAGHLQAAENLRTSEETFRLLVENTNDLVVKVDPEGRFQFVSPSYCALFGKTEEQLLNERFMPLVHEEDRESTRKAMEDLYQPPYSVYLEQRALTKNGWRWLAWSDKAIVDEQGEVRAIVGVGRDITERKLLEESEWQTRRLLRNVLDTVPVRVFWKDLEGRYLGCNLPFAQDAGLESPEQIIGKCDYDLSWIDQAELYRTDDRQVMESGIAKLAYEEPQTTPAGNRIWLRTSKVPLRDAAGKIFGVLGTYEDITDHKRDQQRLIAAKEQADAANRAKSEFLANMSHEIRTPLNGIMGTLYYLQTTSLNSDQKQFIDMAMTSAGRLTRLLADILDISRIEAGKLEIIDGEFDLQGLSDGVAELFAVTARAKGIALNCALHPGTPQFLRGDEARLRQILFNLVGNALKFTDRGRVDLEISPLEPCRRGQWRLLFEVSDTGIGIPEERLHTLFEPFSQGGFDPLRNDQGVGLGLSIVRRIVDLMGGTLALESRLGQGTRVGVELPFKAIPALEPLHESRQAVDSGDDGQSLNLLLAEDNPVNRLALQRLLEGAGHNVVPAENGRRVLELLATQDFDCILMDVQMPIMNGVEATHAIRAATHLGEKRAVPIIALTAYAMVGDRERLLSAGMNAYLAKPVDFQELKNVLAAVVTGTR, from the coding sequence ATGTCCAGGGAACAGCTTCAAGCCGCGCTGGCCGAAGCCCGCCGCGAAATCGCCCGCCTCAAGAACGAGCTGGCCGGGCACCTTCAGGCCGCGGAGAACTTACGCACCAGCGAGGAAACCTTCCGGCTGCTGGTGGAAAACACCAACGATCTGGTGGTCAAGGTCGACCCGGAGGGACGATTTCAGTTCGTCAGCCCATCCTACTGCGCTCTGTTCGGCAAAACCGAAGAGCAACTGCTCAACGAGCGCTTCATGCCCCTGGTTCATGAGGAGGATCGCGAATCCACGCGCAAGGCCATGGAGGATCTGTATCAGCCTCCCTATTCGGTGTATCTGGAACAGCGTGCCTTGACCAAGAACGGCTGGCGCTGGCTGGCCTGGTCGGACAAGGCGATCGTCGACGAACAGGGCGAGGTTCGCGCCATCGTCGGGGTCGGTCGCGACATCACCGAACGCAAACTCCTGGAGGAATCGGAATGGCAAACCCGCCGCCTGTTGCGCAATGTTTTGGATACGGTGCCGGTGCGGGTTTTCTGGAAGGATCTGGAGGGACGCTACCTGGGCTGCAACCTGCCCTTCGCCCAGGATGCCGGACTCGAATCACCCGAGCAGATCATCGGCAAGTGTGATTACGACCTCTCCTGGATCGATCAGGCCGAACTCTATCGCACCGACGACCGCCAGGTCATGGAGAGCGGCATCGCCAAACTGGCCTACGAAGAACCGCAAACCACCCCTGCGGGCAACCGGATTTGGCTGCGCACCAGCAAAGTCCCCCTGCGCGATGCGGCGGGGAAAATTTTCGGCGTTCTCGGCACCTACGAAGACATCACCGACCACAAGCGCGACCAGCAACGACTTATCGCGGCCAAGGAGCAGGCCGATGCCGCCAACCGCGCCAAGTCCGAATTTCTCGCCAACATGAGCCATGAGATCCGCACGCCCCTCAACGGCATCATGGGCACCTTGTATTATCTGCAAACCACCTCCCTGAATTCCGACCAGAAACAATTCATCGACATGGCCATGACTTCGGCCGGCCGCCTGACCCGGCTACTCGCCGATATCCTGGACATCTCGCGCATTGAAGCGGGCAAGCTGGAAATCATCGACGGCGAGTTCGACCTTCAAGGCCTAAGCGACGGCGTCGCCGAACTCTTCGCCGTCACCGCGCGGGCCAAGGGCATCGCCCTGAACTGCGCCTTGCATCCCGGAACCCCCCAGTTTCTGCGCGGCGACGAGGCGCGTCTGCGGCAAATCCTCTTCAACCTGGTCGGCAATGCGCTTAAATTCACCGACCGCGGCCGGGTCGACCTGGAGATCAGCCCCCTGGAGCCGTGTCGGCGCGGCCAATGGCGCCTGCTGTTCGAGGTTTCGGATACCGGGATCGGCATCCCCGAGGAGCGCCTGCACACCCTCTTCGAACCCTTTTCCCAAGGCGGATTCGACCCGCTGCGCAATGATCAGGGCGTGGGCCTGGGCCTCTCCATCGTCCGGCGCATCGTCGATCTGATGGGGGGCACCCTGGCCCTGGAAAGCCGGCTCGGCCAGGGTACCCGGGTGGGGGTGGAGCTGCCCTTCAAGGCCATCCCCGCTCTGGAGCCGCTGCACGAATCCCGGCAGGCCGTCGACTCTGGCGACGACGGCCAGAGCCTCAACCTGTTGCTGGCCGAGGACAATCCCGTCAACCGGCTGGCTCTGCAAAGGCTCCTGGAGGGCGCCGGGCACAACGTGGTGCCGGCTGAAAACGGTCGGCGCGTCCTGGAACTGCTAGCCACGCAGGATTTCGACTGCATCCTCATGGATGTCCAGATGCCGATCATGAACGGCGTGGAAGCCACCCATGCCATTCGCGCCGCCACGCACCTGGGC
- a CDS encoding DUF1007 family protein has product MPKVKLFLFWPLLLALLAMPRPAAAHPHVWVDYAVTVVFHDQGLAGFHLQWTFDEMFSEQIRDLAGLQGRQPTPEQTRLIQTELFDNLRNYRYFTRIWIDGQEFRVQFVRDFQVRFTDNRAVYEFFVPCTVAAITTPKQIRFLAMDPEIFVDFTWDARRPVGIEHPPSLRVTHELREEPSLSLFGGLFAPRALHFQFQRAS; this is encoded by the coding sequence ATGCCGAAAGTGAAACTTTTTCTTTTCTGGCCTCTGCTGCTGGCGCTATTGGCCATGCCGCGCCCCGCCGCCGCCCATCCCCATGTGTGGGTGGATTATGCCGTCACCGTGGTTTTCCATGACCAGGGGCTGGCGGGCTTCCATCTGCAATGGACCTTTGATGAGATGTTCAGCGAGCAGATCCGCGACCTGGCCGGACTGCAGGGCCGCCAGCCCACCCCCGAGCAGACGCGCCTCATCCAGACCGAACTTTTCGACAACCTGCGCAACTATCGCTACTTTACCCGCATCTGGATCGACGGGCAGGAATTCCGCGTGCAATTCGTCAGGGACTTCCAGGTTCGCTTCACCGACAACCGGGCGGTGTACGAATTCTTCGTCCCCTGCACGGTAGCGGCCATCACCACCCCGAAACAAATTCGCTTCCTGGCCATGGATCCGGAAATTTTCGTCGACTTCACCTGGGATGCGCGCCGCCCGGTCGGCATCGAACATCCCCCAAGCCTGCGCGTGACCCACGAACTGCGCGAGGAACCCTCGCTGAGCCTTTTTGGCGGCTTGTTCGCGCCGCGCGCCCTGCATTTTCAGTTTCAGCGAGCATCATGA
- a CDS encoding nickel/cobalt transporter: MTHKTLFLLLLLCLCATLVPGSGWAQNPFLAPGKTAAEEQVDARPQAAAPNPLLLRINAVQRDFRERMTGYARQIQQTPAGETTLKFLALTFAFGVVHALGPGHGKSIIGSYFLARRGTLGQVLLFSNLITALHVLSATVVVFSLAWLGRNTNIFAFQEIEGGMQNLSYLLISLIGIFLLFKAIRDLWARRQTESPALNASSDRGSIAALSLSAGLIPCPGAALILLFTLSLDILWAGLAAMLVLAIGMGLTNSLVGLLTLGTRGAVLRLSAASPKAYRLTYSLFALGGALFIVFLGTSLLLGNLAATGARPF; encoded by the coding sequence ATGACCCACAAAACTTTGTTTTTGCTGTTGTTGCTGTGTCTCTGCGCCACCCTGGTTCCCGGATCGGGCTGGGCGCAAAATCCCTTCCTCGCCCCGGGGAAAACCGCCGCCGAGGAACAGGTTGATGCACGGCCCCAGGCTGCCGCGCCCAACCCGCTGCTGCTCAGGATCAATGCCGTGCAGCGCGATTTCCGCGAAAGGATGACCGGCTACGCCCGCCAGATCCAGCAAACTCCCGCCGGCGAAACCACCCTGAAGTTTCTCGCCCTGACCTTCGCCTTCGGCGTGGTTCATGCCCTGGGGCCGGGGCACGGAAAATCCATCATCGGCAGCTACTTTCTCGCGCGCCGGGGGACCCTGGGCCAGGTTCTGCTGTTCAGCAACCTGATCACCGCTCTGCACGTGCTCTCGGCAACCGTCGTGGTGTTCTCCCTCGCCTGGCTGGGGCGCAACACCAACATCTTCGCCTTTCAGGAGATCGAGGGCGGAATGCAAAATCTAAGCTATCTGCTCATCAGCCTCATCGGCATTTTCCTGCTGTTCAAGGCAATCCGCGACCTATGGGCTCGGCGTCAGACCGAATCTCCGGCCCTGAACGCCAGCAGCGATCGCGGCAGCATAGCCGCCCTGTCCCTTTCCGCGGGGCTGATTCCCTGTCCAGGGGCGGCCCTCATCCTGCTGTTCACCCTGAGTCTCGACATCCTCTGGGCCGGGCTGGCAGCCATGCTGGTGCTGGCGATCGGCATGGGGCTGACCAATTCGCTGGTCGGCCTTCTCACCCTGGGCACGCGCGGCGCGGTGCTGCGCCTGAGCGCCGCCTCACCCAAGGCCTATCGCCTCACCTATTCTCTGTTCGCCTTGGGCGGTGCGCTGTTCATCGTCTTTCTCGGCACCTCCCTGTTGCTGGGCAATCTGGCCGCCACGGGGGCACGCCCATTCTAG
- a CDS encoding ABC transporter ATP-binding protein, whose translation MTTSTEQARRSEASARDAAVLRCRGLTKTYVMGDVPIQALRGVDLELFSGELVVLLGASGSGKSTLLNILGGLDAAGEGEVYYRDRPLTQDDERELTSYRRHHVGFVFQFYNLIASLTARENVAIVTEIARDPMAPEEALELVGLKERMDHFPAQLSGGEQQRVAIARAIAKRPAVLLCDEPTGALDSRTGVQVLEVIAHINRELGTSTVLITHNEIIGKMADRVIRLSDGRVAEELLNEERAAPRDLHW comes from the coding sequence ATGACCACAAGCACTGAGCAGGCGCGGCGGTCCGAGGCGAGCGCCCGGGACGCCGCGGTGCTGCGCTGCCGGGGACTGACGAAAACCTACGTCATGGGCGATGTGCCCATTCAGGCTCTGCGCGGCGTGGATCTGGAGCTGTTTTCGGGCGAGTTGGTGGTGTTGTTGGGGGCCTCGGGGTCGGGCAAATCGACGCTGCTCAATATCCTCGGCGGCCTGGATGCGGCGGGCGAGGGAGAGGTGTACTACCGCGACCGACCCCTTACCCAGGATGATGAGCGGGAGTTGACCAGCTACCGGCGGCATCACGTCGGGTTTGTCTTTCAATTCTACAATCTGATCGCAAGTCTTACGGCGCGCGAGAACGTCGCCATCGTCACCGAGATCGCCCGCGATCCTATGGCTCCCGAGGAGGCTCTGGAATTGGTGGGTCTCAAGGAGCGCATGGATCATTTCCCCGCCCAGTTGTCCGGGGGCGAGCAGCAGCGGGTGGCCATCGCGCGGGCCATCGCCAAGCGCCCGGCGGTTCTGTTGTGCGACGAGCCGACCGGAGCTTTGGATTCCAGGACCGGCGTGCAGGTTTTGGAGGTCATCGCGCACATCAACCGTGAGTTGGGCACCAGCACCGTGCTGATCACCCACAACGAAATCATCGGTAAGATGGCCGACCGGGTAATTCGCCTCAGTGATGGGCGGGTGGCCGAGGAACTCCTCAATGAGGAGCGCGCCGCGCCCCGGGATTTGCACTGGTGA